One region of Culex pipiens pallens isolate TS chromosome 2, TS_CPP_V2, whole genome shotgun sequence genomic DNA includes:
- the LOC120414894 gene encoding exportin-2, producing the protein MEINENNFERLASYLQQTLSPDPEVRRPAERFIESIEVSQNYPLLCLHLIDRGQVEITIRVAAAIAFKNFVKRNWGWHLENDGPDKVAESDRNGIKSLIVPLMLKSPSSIQKQLSDAVSIIGKYDFPLKWPQLMDEMIEKFGTGDFNIINGVLQTAHSLFKRYRYEFKSQELWEEIKFVLDKLAKPLTDLLQATLGLAEAHAANEEALRIIYGSLVLVCKVFYSLNSQDLPEFFEDNMETWMKAFHVMLTVDIPCLKTAEDEDAGVLEHLRSQVCENLCLYAQKYDEEFSPYMPQFVTAVWELLVNTGIQTKYDTLVSNALNFLSTVADRSHYRHLFEDPNVLASICEKVIIPNMDFRVSDEELFEDNPEEYIRRDIEGSDVETRRRAACDLVKTLSQNFESKIIEIFGQYLQVLLAKYAENPANNWKTKDTAIYLVTSMASKGATQKHGVTQTSELVPLPQFTQQQIIPELERADVNELPVLKADALKFIMAFRTILGPQIIVATLPLVAKHLAAGNVVVHSYAACTIDKILTMKNPGDNKPIVTKEILTPLSAELITGLFAAFTVQGSNENEYIMKCIMRTLNTLQEASLPFMIVVLPRLTEILTVVARNPSKPHFNHYLFETLSLSVKLVCKADPNAVSSFEEALFPVFQGILQADVLEFMPYVFQMLSLFLEIREGKSSIPDTYLSLFPCLLAPALWERPGNVTPLIRLLCAFVRQASPQISADGKLNGVLGVFQKMIASKSNDHEGFYLLQNLLLHYPAEELNQSMRQIFSLLFQRLSSSKTTKFVRSFIVYMCLYAARAGAQALVQMIDTIQASMFGMVVERIFIPDINKVSGELEQKIVSVGITKLLCEAPEMLADPYVKFWPQLLQTVVQIFELPPDETNIDGDTFIEIEDVPGYQAAYSQLNFAQAKPIDPLPEISNIRQFLVQHLGKLAQSNPGKIGALVASLPAAHQEALQKYCAQSGVQIA; encoded by the exons ATGGAAATCAACGAAAACAACTTCGAGCGGCTGGCGAGCTATTTGCAGCAAACGCTGAGTCCCGACCCCGAAGTGCGCCGTCCCG CGGAACGCTTCATCGAGAGCATCGAGGTTAGTCAGAACTATCCGCTGCTGTGTTTGCATCTGATTGACCGCGGCCAGGTGGAGATTACGATTCGGGTGGCGGCGGCGATTGCGTTTAAGAATTTTGTGAAGCGGAACTGGGGCTGGCACCTGGAGAATGATGGCCCGGATAAGGTGGCGGAGTCGGACAGGAACGGGATCAAGAGTTTGATCGTGCCGTTGATGTTGAAGTCGCCGTCGTCGATTCAGAAGCAGCTGTCGGACGCGGTTAGCATCATTGGGAAGTATGACTTCCCGCTTAAATGGCCACAGCTGATGGACGAGATGATTGAGAAGTTCGGGACGGGGGATTTCAACATCATAAATGGAGTGCTGCAGACGGCACATTCGCTGTTCAAGCGGTACCGGTACGAGTTCAAGTCACAGGAGCTGTGGGAGGAGATCAAGTTTGTGCTGGACAAGTTGGCGAAACCGTTGACGGATTTGCTGCAGGCCACGCTTGGGCTGGCGGAGGCACATGCGGCGAATGAGGAGGCGCTGCGGATCATTTACGGCTCGTTGGTGCTGGTTTGCAAGGTCTTTTATTCGCTGAACTCGCAGGACTTGCCCGAGTTCTTCGAGGACAACATGGAGACGTGGATGAAGGCGTTCCACGTGATGCTTACGGTGGACATTCCTTGCTTGAAGACCGCGGAAGACGAAGACGCCGGAGTTCTTGAGCATTTACGCTCACAAGTCTGCGAGAATCTCTGCTTGTACGCGCAAAAGTACGACGAAGAGTTTAGCCCGTACATGCCGCAGTTTGTGACGGCCGTCTGGGAGTTGCTGGTCAACACCGGAATCCAAACCAAGTACGACACGCTCGTCTCGAACGCGCTCAACTTCCTGAGCACCGTAGCCGACAGAAGTCACTACCGGCATCTCTTCGAGGATCCGAACGTCCTCGCCAGCATCTGCGAAAAGGTCATCATTCCAAACATGGACTTCCGCGTCTCCGACGAGGAACTGTTCGAGGACAACCCCGAAGAGTACATCCGCCGTGACATCGAAGGTTCCGACGTGGAAACGCGACGTCGCGCGGCCTGCGACCTCGTCAAAACCCTCTCCCAGAACTTCGAGTCCAAAATCATCGAAATCTTCGGCCAATACCTGCAAGTCCTGCTCGCCAAATACGCCGAAAACCCCGCCAACAACTGGAAAACCAAGGACACCGCCATCTACCTCGTAACCTCGATGGCCTCCAAAGGCGCCACCCAAAAGCACGGCGTCACCCAAACCTCCGAACTCGTCCCGCTCCCCCAGTTCACCCAGCAGCAAATCATCCCCGAGCTCGAACGCGCCGACGTCAACGAACTGCCCGTCCTCAAAGCGGACGCCCTCAAGTTCATCATGGCCTTCCGCACCATCCTCGGCCCCCAGATCATAGTCGCCACTCTCCCCCTGGTCGCCAAACACCTCGCCGCCGGCAACGTCGTCGTGCACAGCTACGCCGCCTGCACCATCGACAAGATCCTCACCATGAAGAACCCCGGCGACAACAAACCCATCGTCACAAAGGAAATTCTCACCCCCCTAAGCGCAGAACTCATCACCGGCCTGTTCGCCGCCTTCACCGTGCAAGGTTCCAACGAGAACGAGTACATCATGAAGTGTATCATGCGCACGCTCAACACGCTGCAGGAAGCTTCGCTTCCGTTCATGATTGTGGTGCTGCCGCGGTTGACGGAGATCCTGACCGTTGTGGCGCGAAATCCTTCGAAACCCCACTTTAACCACTATCTGTTTGAGACGCTGTCGCTGTCGGTGAA GTTGGTGTGCAAAGCGGATCCAAACGCTGTGAGTTCCTTCGAGGAGGCGCTGTTTCCCGTGTTTCAGGGCATTCTGCAGGCGGATGTTCTCG AATTCATGCCGTACGTTTTCCAAATGCTCTCCCTCTTCCTGGAGATCCGCGAGGGCAAGAGCTCCATCCCGGACACGTACCTGTCGCTGTTCCCCTGCCTGCTGGCGCCCGCCCTCTGGGAACGTCCCGGCAACGTAACCCCGCTCATCCGCCTGCTGTGCGCCTTTGTCCGCCAAGCTTCGCCCCAAATCAGCGCCGATGGCAAGCTGAACGGCGTGCTGGGCGTGTTCCAGAAGATGATCGCCTCCAAGAGCAACGACCATGAAGGGTTTTATTTGCTGCAGAATCTGCTGCTGCACTATCCGGC CGAAGAGCTCAACCAGAGCATGCGCCAGATCTTCTCGCTGCTGTTCCAGCGGTTGAGCTCGTCCAAGACGACCAAGTTCGTGCGCAGCTTCATCGTGTACATGTGTCTGTACGCGGCCCGGGCTGGGGCGCAAGCCCTAGTCCAGATGATTGACACCATTCAGGCTTC AATGTTCGGAATGGTCGTCGAGCGAATCTTCATCCCGGACATCAACAAGGTGTCCGGCGAGCTGGAGCAGAAGATCGTCTCCGTGGGCATCACCAAGCTGCTCTGTGAAGCGCCCGAGATGCTCGCCGACCCGTACGTCAAGTTCTGGCCCCAGCTGCTGCAGACCGTCGTCCAGATCTTCGAGCTCCCCCCGGACGAGACCAACATCGACGGCGACACCTTCATCGAGATCGAGGACGTGCCCGGCTACCAGGCCGCCTACTCGCAGCTCAACTTTGCCCAGGCCAAGCCGATCGATCCGCTGCCGGAGATCTCGAACATCCGGCAGTTCCTGGTGCAGCATCTCGGCAAGCTCGCCCAGAGCAATCCAGGTAAGATTGGCGCGCTGGTAGCGTCGCTACCGGCCGCCCACCAGGAAGCGCTGCAAAAGTACTGCGCCCAGAGCGGGGTGCAGATCGCGTAA